The Bacillus carboniphilus genome contains a region encoding:
- a CDS encoding D-alanyl-D-alanine carboxypeptidase family protein, whose protein sequence is MFFILLVSPAIAGAEVDTPTVESEAAILIEATSGDVLYAKNEEKQMYPASITKIATAIYAIENGNLQDVTKVSERAREADGTRVYLEAGEEVSLDKLVKGLLINSGNDAGIAIAEHLSGSVEQFAVDLNKYLKENVNIENTHFTNPHGLFNEDHYTTASDMAKITAYAIRNQTFSTIFGMKKMDWDGQSWDTTLYNHHKLLISNDYPEVVGGKNGFVNQSGFTLVTNAQKDGLNVIVVTMKASYDRLAYQDTIELLTYGFDHFAIDSVVNDQTYEYQGDSYELSQEQFYVKYKDEKIEQNVKGDSMIITGEDGRTIKEIGLQKVEFDEKSNSINQSSFVSSSKTISNNLIYGVMVLFLVTCGIYFFKVAKL, encoded by the coding sequence TTGTTTTTTATACTATTAGTTTCCCCTGCCATTGCAGGAGCAGAAGTGGACACTCCAACGGTTGAGAGTGAGGCAGCTATCTTAATTGAAGCAACAAGTGGGGATGTATTATATGCTAAAAACGAAGAAAAGCAAATGTATCCTGCTAGTATAACGAAAATTGCTACAGCCATATATGCTATAGAAAACGGAAATTTACAAGATGTTACGAAGGTGAGTGAACGAGCACGAGAGGCTGATGGTACACGGGTATATTTAGAGGCTGGAGAGGAAGTTTCACTTGATAAGTTAGTGAAGGGGCTACTAATCAACTCAGGTAACGATGCAGGAATAGCGATTGCAGAACATTTAAGTGGCAGTGTTGAACAATTTGCAGTAGATTTGAACAAATATTTAAAAGAAAATGTAAACATAGAAAATACTCATTTTACCAACCCACATGGTTTATTTAATGAAGATCATTATACAACAGCTAGTGATATGGCGAAAATCACAGCATACGCTATTCGAAATCAAACTTTTTCAACTATATTTGGGATGAAAAAAATGGATTGGGATGGTCAATCATGGGATACTACTTTATATAATCATCATAAACTATTGATTAGTAATGATTATCCTGAAGTAGTAGGTGGAAAGAATGGATTTGTAAATCAATCGGGTTTTACTTTAGTCACGAATGCTCAGAAAGATGGATTAAACGTAATCGTTGTAACCATGAAAGCCAGTTACGACCGATTAGCCTATCAAGATACAATTGAGTTGCTAACATATGGTTTTGATCATTTTGCGATTGATTCGGTTGTTAACGATCAAACTTATGAATATCAAGGAGATTCATATGAGTTAAGTCAAGAGCAATTTTACGTGAAATATAAAGATGAAAAGATTGAGCAAAATGTAAAAGGAGATTCAATGATTATTACGGGGGAAGATGGGCGAACAATTAAAGAGATTGGATTACAAAAAGTGGAGTTTGATGAGAAGTCAAATTCGATCAATCAATCCTCTTTTGTCAGTTCATCCAAAACGATCTCTAATAACCTTATTTATGGAGTAATGGTGCTATTTCTTGTCACTTGTGGTATTTATTTCTTTAAGGTAGCAAAATTGTAA